The window ATAGATGCATATACTTTTTTAAAATACATGCTTCTTATATTATAGATGCAAAATAACATATAAAATAAAAAACAAAAAAAAATAAAAAATAAAAAATAAAAAAAATTTTTTATAATATAAAATTTATTATAATCTTTTAGAAAGGCTATAAATGAAAATAAAAAAAAAATACAAAATTGCAGTTTTGCCTGGTGATGGTATAGGTCCTGAAATAATAAAAGAAGCATATAAAATTATTTCTGTAATAAAAAAAAAAAAATATATTAATTTACAAACAAAAGAATATGATGTTGGTGGTATCGCAATTGATAAATATAACATCGCATTACCTGAACATACTTTAATAGGTTGTCAAAATTCAGATGCAATTTTATTTGGTTCGGTTGGAGGTCCAAAATGGAATCATTTAAAACTTGAAAAAAAACCAGAAATTTCTTCTCTTCTCTCTTTGAGAAAATTTTTTAATTTATTTATTAATTTAAGACCGGTAAAATTACATAAAAAATTATTACATTTTTCACCTTTAAAAACAAATATTATAAAAAAAGGTTTTGATATTTTATTTATACGTGAGTTAACTGGAGGAATTTATTTTGGTGTTCCAAAAGGACGTAATGAACTAGATCCAAATAATATTTGTGCATTTGATACTGCTATTTATAATACATATGAAATTACTCGAATAGCACAATTTGCTTTTCAACAAGCTCGAAAAAGAAAAAAAAAATTAGTATCTATTGATAAATCAAATGTTTTAGAAAGTTCAAAATTGTGGAGAGAGGTAGTTACAAAAATATCTTATACATTTCCTGAGGTTCAAATAGAACATTTATATGTTGATAATGCAGCGATGCAATTAATACAAAATCCTTCTCAATTTGATGTTATTTTATGTCCAAATTTATTTGGAGATATTTTAACTGATGAAAGTGCTAGTTTAATTGGATCATTAGGTATGTTACCATCAGCATCTTTGAATCAAAAAAATTTTGGATTATATGAACCCGCTGGAGGTTCTGCTCCAGATTTAAAAGGTAAAAATTTAGCAAATCCAATCGCTCAAATTTTATCATTAGCAATGTTATTTAAATATTCTTTAGGTTTTTTAGATATTTCAGAAGCGATTGAACATGCAGTTATTACTGTTTTAAAACAAGGGCATCATACTTATGATATATCAGATAAAATAAATTTTATTTCTACAGATATGATGGGTACAAAAATTTCGGAAAATTTAATGAAGATATTATAATGAAAAAAAAAACTTTATATCAAAAAATTTTTGATCAACATGTGATATATGAGGATTTAAAAGAAACACCATTAATTTATATAGATTTACATTTAATTCATGAAGTTACTTCTCCGCAAGCTTTTGAACGGTTAAGAGTTAAAAATCGAATTATACGGCAATCTAAAAAAACTTTTGCTACTATGGATCATAATGTCCCTACTATACATCAAAATATTAAAAAAATTAAAAAAGATGCAAAAATACAACTTAAGACTTTATTAAAAAATTGTAAAGAATTTGATATTACTTGTTTTAATTTAAAACATCCTAATCAAGGAATTGTGCATGTTATGGGTCCTGAACAGGGTTTAACACTACCAGGTATGACTATTGTATGTGGTGACTCTCATACATCTACACATGGTGCTTTTGGATCTCTTGCATTTGGAATTGGGACATCTGAAGTTGAACATGTTTTAGCTACGCAAACATTATATCAAAAACGTATGAAAAATATGTTAATTCATATTTTTGGTAACCAGAAAAATAATATTTTTTCTAAAGACATTATTTTAGGTCTAATACGCTCTATAGGAACAGAAAAAGGTGTTGGACATGTAGTAGAATTTAATGGTTCTGTTATTCAAAATATGAGTATGGAAAGTCGTATGACTGTTTGTAATATGGCAGTAGAAATGGGAGCTAAATCTGGAATAATTCAACCAGATCATATTACTTATGCATATTTAAAAAATAAAAATTTTGTTCCAAAAAATTATGAATGGTCTTTTTATGTTAAAAAATGGAATACTTTAAAATCAGACTCTAGTTGTTTCTTTGATCAAAAAATATTTTTTGATATTTCTAATTTATTACCACAAATTACATGGGGAACAAACCCTTCACAAGTTAT of the Buchnera aphidicola (Tuberolachnus salignus) genome contains:
- the leuB gene encoding 3-isopropylmalate dehydrogenase produces the protein MKKKYKIAVLPGDGIGPEIIKEAYKIISVIKKKKYINLQTKEYDVGGIAIDKYNIALPEHTLIGCQNSDAILFGSVGGPKWNHLKLEKKPEISSLLSLRKFFNLFINLRPVKLHKKLLHFSPLKTNIIKKGFDILFIRELTGGIYFGVPKGRNELDPNNICAFDTAIYNTYEITRIAQFAFQQARKRKKKLVSIDKSNVLESSKLWREVVTKISYTFPEVQIEHLYVDNAAMQLIQNPSQFDVILCPNLFGDILTDESASLIGSLGMLPSASLNQKNFGLYEPAGGSAPDLKGKNLANPIAQILSLAMLFKYSLGFLDISEAIEHAVITVLKQGHHTYDISDKINFISTDMMGTKISENLMKIL
- the leuC gene encoding 3-isopropylmalate dehydratase large subunit: MKKKTLYQKIFDQHVIYEDLKETPLIYIDLHLIHEVTSPQAFERLRVKNRIIRQSKKTFATMDHNVPTIHQNIKKIKKDAKIQLKTLLKNCKEFDITCFNLKHPNQGIVHVMGPEQGLTLPGMTIVCGDSHTSTHGAFGSLAFGIGTSEVEHVLATQTLYQKRMKNMLIHIFGNQKNNIFSKDIILGLIRSIGTEKGVGHVVEFNGSVIQNMSMESRMTVCNMAVEMGAKSGIIQPDHITYAYLKNKNFVPKNYEWSFYVKKWNTLKSDSSCFFDQKIFFDISNLLPQITWGTNPSQVISISEKIPSLHTLKTQSEKENVKKTLEYMGLKEGQSLINLPFDKVFIGSCTNSRIEDLRVVASVVKNKKISSSLEAIIVPGSKNVKKQAEKEGLDKIFKKSGFQWRHPGCSMCLGMNDDYLKPYQRCASTSNRNFEGRQGFKGRTHLMSPWLAAQIALYGKCITF